One Epidermidibacterium keratini DNA segment encodes these proteins:
- the hisN gene encoding histidinol-phosphatase: MPAEHTDDLRLAHVIADQVDALTMARFKAMDFTVETKPDLSPVTDADRDAEELVRALLGRHRSRDAVLGEEGGSTGHSSRRWIIDPIDGTKNFVRGVPVWATLIALIEDDEVVVGLVSAPALTRRWWAAKGGGAWTGRNLSQGRRLEVSKVGTLDDASLSYSSLGGWGERGQFEQFLRLMMSCWRTRAYGDFWSYMLLAEGAVDIAAEPELNLWDIAALIPIVTEAGGTFTGVDGGSPLSELNAVATNGRLHESVLDALRVDDAAPAEQERDAYL; the protein is encoded by the coding sequence ATGCCCGCTGAGCACACCGATGACCTGCGCCTGGCCCACGTGATCGCCGACCAGGTGGATGCGCTGACGATGGCCCGATTCAAGGCGATGGACTTTACGGTCGAGACCAAACCCGACCTGAGCCCGGTCACCGATGCCGACCGCGATGCCGAGGAGCTGGTGCGGGCCCTGCTCGGGCGCCATCGCTCTCGCGACGCCGTGCTCGGCGAGGAGGGCGGCAGCACCGGCCACAGCTCGCGGCGCTGGATCATCGACCCGATCGACGGCACCAAGAACTTCGTGCGCGGCGTGCCGGTGTGGGCGACGCTGATCGCGCTGATCGAGGACGACGAAGTCGTCGTCGGCCTGGTGTCCGCGCCGGCGTTGACCCGCCGTTGGTGGGCCGCCAAAGGCGGCGGCGCGTGGACCGGACGCAACCTGTCGCAGGGCAGGCGGCTGGAGGTGTCGAAGGTCGGCACCCTCGACGATGCGAGCCTGTCCTACTCCAGCCTCGGCGGGTGGGGTGAGCGCGGGCAGTTCGAGCAGTTCCTTCGACTGATGATGTCGTGCTGGCGCACCCGCGCGTACGGCGACTTCTGGTCCTACATGCTGCTTGCCGAGGGAGCCGTCGATATCGCCGCCGAGCCAGAGCTCAACCTGTGGGACATCGCCGCGCTGATCCCGATCGTCACCGAGGCAGGTGGCACCTTTACCGGCGTCGACGGCGGTTCACCGCTGAGCGAGCTCAACGCCGTCGCGACCAACGGCCGGTTGCACGAGTCGGTGCTCGATGCGCTGCGCGTCGATGACGCGGCGCCGGCCGAGCAGGAGCGCGACGCCTACCTCTAG
- the rsgA gene encoding ribosome small subunit-dependent GTPase A has translation MSPRASDYSDFDESDVRVRPGRRGSRPRTKRRPAHENAAAGHVIAVDRGRYTCLVERGTPRERSVTCMRARELGRKSVVVGDDVGLVGDISGAPGSLARIVRIDDRRTVLRRSADDTDTVERVIVANATHLVIVCASADPQPRTGFVDRALVAAYAGGLTPVLCMTKVDLADPAEFVAPYRELGIDILTWRRDESVEEIADFLAGKESVLFGHSGVGKSTLVNALVPDALRATGDVAAPTGKGRHTSSSAVALTLPDGGLVIDTPGVRSLGLGHVDPDEVVAAFPDLAEGAEECPNGCEHLSAEAGCYLDEWVAEGHSTPQRLQSLRRLLRSRLGLGEP, from the coding sequence CTGAGCCCCCGCGCGTCGGACTACTCGGACTTCGACGAGAGCGACGTCCGGGTTCGGCCGGGTCGCCGGGGCAGCAGACCGCGCACCAAGCGTCGCCCGGCGCACGAGAACGCCGCCGCGGGACACGTGATCGCGGTCGACCGCGGCCGCTACACCTGCCTTGTCGAGCGCGGCACCCCGCGAGAGCGCAGCGTGACGTGCATGCGGGCTCGTGAGCTCGGCCGCAAGTCTGTCGTCGTGGGTGATGACGTGGGCCTGGTCGGTGATATCTCAGGCGCCCCAGGCAGTCTGGCGCGCATCGTTCGCATCGACGATCGGCGCACCGTGCTCCGCCGCTCGGCCGACGACACCGACACCGTCGAACGGGTGATCGTCGCCAACGCCACTCACCTGGTCATCGTGTGCGCCAGCGCGGACCCGCAGCCGCGCACTGGGTTTGTCGACCGCGCCCTCGTTGCGGCGTACGCCGGCGGCCTCACCCCGGTGCTATGCATGACGAAAGTCGACCTTGCCGACCCGGCCGAGTTCGTCGCGCCGTACCGCGAGCTCGGCATCGACATCCTGACGTGGCGCCGCGACGAGTCGGTCGAGGAGATCGCGGATTTCCTGGCGGGCAAGGAAAGTGTGCTGTTTGGCCACTCCGGTGTCGGCAAGTCGACGCTGGTCAACGCGCTCGTTCCGGATGCCTTACGCGCGACCGGCGATGTCGCCGCCCCTACGGGTAAGGGCCGGCACACGTCATCCTCGGCCGTCGCTCTCACGCTGCCCGACGGCGGCCTCGTCATCGACACCCCCGGGGTGCGATCACTCGGCCTGGGGCACGTCGACCCCGACGAGGTAGTTGCGGCGTTCCCCGATCTCGCTGAAGGCGCCGAGGAGTGCCCTAACGGTTGTGAGCACCTATCGGCTGAGGCCGGCTGCTATCTCGACGAATGGGTCGCCGAGGGACACAGCACGCCGCAGCGCCTGCAGTCGCTGCGTCGCCTGCTGCGATCGCGGCTCGGCCTCGGCGAGCCGTGA
- the aroA gene encoding 3-phosphoshikimate 1-carboxyvinyltransferase, with translation MRHDRLSSVSEQVPWRAPYAGHPVSGTVVVPGSKSLTARALVLAALSSGPSLVHNALRSRDTLLMAQALRSLGCRVDSDGESWSVVPELAPGDAYVDCGLSGTVMRFVPPLAALRPGITDFDGDPHARTRPMGPLIDGLRQCGAVIDDGGRGLLPLRVTGDRKLPGGEVAIDASGSSQFVSGLLLSAARFEYGIRLRPTGAVPNRAHVAMTLEALREHGVDAVDDGAGWRVAPGTIAPADAVIEPDASNSAPFFAAAAVTGGTVTVPHWPADSAQPIDRLLEVLSEYGADVQRADGAITVTGRERLGIDVDLANIGDMTPAIAAMCLFADSPSTIRGVGYIRGHETDRLAALATEFTGLGAQIDETDDGLQIVPRPLHGGTFATYADHRLAHAGALVGLLVDGVEVDNIATTAKAMPQFAGLWTTLVTGSDADAPAIAEMAR, from the coding sequence ATGCGCCATGACAGACTAAGCAGCGTGAGCGAGCAGGTCCCATGGCGCGCGCCGTACGCCGGACATCCGGTCAGCGGCACCGTCGTCGTGCCCGGCTCGAAGTCGCTGACCGCCCGCGCACTCGTGCTCGCCGCGCTCTCGTCCGGACCTTCGCTCGTGCACAACGCGCTGCGCTCGCGCGACACCTTGCTGATGGCACAGGCGCTGCGCTCGCTCGGATGTCGCGTCGACAGTGACGGCGAGTCGTGGAGCGTCGTACCCGAGCTCGCTCCCGGCGATGCCTACGTCGACTGCGGCCTGTCAGGCACGGTGATGCGCTTCGTGCCGCCACTGGCGGCGCTGCGCCCCGGCATCACCGACTTCGACGGCGACCCACACGCGCGCACTCGCCCGATGGGCCCGCTGATCGACGGGCTGCGCCAGTGCGGGGCCGTGATCGACGACGGTGGTCGCGGCCTGCTGCCGCTACGAGTGACCGGCGACCGGAAGCTGCCCGGTGGCGAGGTCGCGATCGATGCGTCCGGCTCGTCACAGTTCGTCTCGGGGCTCCTGCTGTCGGCGGCCCGCTTCGAATACGGGATCCGGCTGCGGCCCACCGGCGCGGTGCCCAACCGGGCCCACGTCGCGATGACGCTCGAAGCACTGCGCGAGCACGGCGTCGATGCGGTCGACGACGGTGCCGGGTGGCGCGTCGCGCCTGGGACGATCGCCCCTGCCGACGCGGTGATCGAGCCCGACGCCAGCAACTCTGCCCCGTTTTTCGCCGCTGCCGCGGTGACCGGTGGCACGGTGACGGTCCCGCATTGGCCCGCCGACTCCGCGCAGCCGATCGACCGGCTCCTGGAAGTTCTCTCCGAGTACGGCGCCGATGTGCAACGGGCCGACGGTGCGATCACCGTGACCGGCCGCGAGCGCCTTGGCATCGACGTCGACCTCGCCAACATCGGTGACATGACTCCGGCGATCGCCGCGATGTGCCTCTTTGCCGACTCCCCCAGCACGATCCGCGGCGTCGGCTACATCCGCGGCCACGAGACCGACCGGCTCGCCGCACTCGCGACCGAGTTCACCGGTCTCGGCGCGCAGATCGACGAGACCGACGACGGTCTGCAGATCGTGCCGCGGCCGCTGCACGGCGGGACGTTCGCGACGTACGCCGACCACCGGCTCGCCCACGCTGGCGCCCTCGTCGGGCTGCTCGTCGACGGCGTCGAGGTCGACAACATCGCCACGACGGCGAAGGCGATGCCGCAGTTCGCGGGCCTGTGGACGACCTTGGTGACCGGCAGCGATGCCGATGCGCCCGCAATCGCGGAGATGGCCCGCTGA
- a CDS encoding SOS response-associated peptidase, with protein sequence MCGRYTSKKNPVELAEEFDAEDRIAEQRRPDFNVAPTRNEPVVRAERDQHGPQAARELVEMRWGLVPFWAKDPKAGGRMFNARAETLTTKPAFRSAVKKRRVLVPADGWYEWKKSEDGKTKQPYYMTTQDGSSLAFAGLWESWGTGEDYLQTYTIITTEAQGQLTEVHDRMPFLLPASAWGDWLDPDRDDVTDLLATPDLERGEQLELRPVGADVGKVANNSPELIERIEPGAVLL encoded by the coding sequence ATGTGCGGACGCTATACGTCGAAGAAGAACCCCGTCGAGCTCGCAGAGGAGTTCGATGCCGAGGACCGCATCGCCGAGCAGCGGCGCCCCGACTTCAACGTGGCGCCCACGCGCAACGAGCCGGTGGTGCGGGCCGAGCGCGACCAGCACGGGCCGCAGGCGGCGCGGGAGCTGGTGGAGATGCGGTGGGGGCTCGTGCCGTTCTGGGCCAAGGACCCCAAGGCCGGCGGGCGGATGTTCAACGCTCGCGCCGAGACGCTGACGACGAAGCCGGCCTTCCGCAGCGCCGTGAAGAAGCGCCGGGTGCTGGTGCCCGCCGACGGCTGGTACGAGTGGAAGAAGTCCGAGGACGGCAAGACCAAGCAGCCCTACTACATGACCACGCAGGACGGCTCGTCACTCGCGTTCGCCGGTCTCTGGGAGAGCTGGGGCACGGGCGAGGACTACCTGCAGACCTACACGATCATCACCACCGAGGCCCAGGGCCAGCTCACCGAGGTGCACGACCGGATGCCGTTCTTGCTCCCGGCAAGCGCCTGGGGCGACTGGTTGGACCCGGATCGAGACGACGTCACCGACCTCCTCGCGACTCCCGACCTCGAGCGTGGTGAGCAGCTGGAGCTGCGACCGGTCGGCGCCGACGTGGGCAAGGTCGCCAACAACTCGCCAGAGCTCATCGAACGCATCGAACCGGGCGCCGTACTGCTCTAG
- a CDS encoding sigma-70 family RNA polymerase sigma factor, producing MSENPPEQELTDVVEPTSEVDLDAETPQERAARFERDAMPLLDQLYAGALRMTHNAADAEDLVQDTYAKAFSSFHQFKPGTNLRAWMYRILTNNFINNYRKAQRRPQESSSEGIEDWQLYAAEQHTSTGLRSAEMEALDSLPDDDIKRALSDLPEDFRLAVYLADVEGFAYKEIAEMMNTPIGTVMSRLHRGRKALQVSLADYARDRGILPADSGKEAVRS from the coding sequence ATGAGCGAGAACCCTCCGGAGCAGGAGCTCACGGACGTTGTCGAGCCGACCTCTGAGGTCGATCTCGATGCAGAAACCCCGCAGGAGCGCGCCGCCCGTTTCGAGCGTGACGCGATGCCGCTGCTGGACCAGCTGTACGCCGGCGCGCTGCGCATGACGCACAACGCCGCCGATGCCGAGGACCTCGTGCAGGACACCTACGCCAAGGCGTTCAGCTCGTTTCACCAGTTCAAGCCCGGCACCAACCTGCGCGCCTGGATGTATCGCATCCTGACCAACAACTTCATCAACAACTACCGCAAGGCCCAGCGCCGACCCCAGGAGAGCAGCTCTGAGGGCATCGAGGACTGGCAACTGTATGCCGCCGAGCAGCACACCTCGACCGGGCTGCGCTCAGCGGAGATGGAGGCGCTCGACTCGCTGCCCGATGACGACATCAAGCGGGCGCTGAGCGACCTTCCGGAGGACTTCCGGCTCGCGGTCTATCTCGCCGACGTCGAGGGATTCGCGTACAAGGAGATCGCCGAGATGATGAACACCCCGATCGGCACCGTCATGTCGCGTCTGCACCGCGGACGCAAGGCGCTGCAGGTCTCGCTGGCCGACTACGCGCGCGATCGCGGCATCCTGCCGGCGGACTCGGGCAAGGAGGCCGTGCGCTCATGA
- a CDS encoding mycothiol system anti-sigma-R factor: MSEIEDFNVCPCGGKHELACGEFLLGTYWLAQDTCDSVHRRALEFHMGECGPCRGEYSLERNIKALIGGRCGETAPDTLRESVQQRIRQMVTVEHTETVVSDGTAYFRSSSTTMRVQQRPEPPA, translated from the coding sequence ATGAGTGAGATCGAGGACTTCAACGTATGCCCGTGCGGCGGCAAGCACGAGCTGGCCTGTGGCGAGTTCCTGCTCGGCACCTACTGGCTCGCGCAGGACACCTGCGACTCGGTGCATCGACGCGCGCTTGAGTTCCACATGGGCGAGTGCGGACCGTGCCGCGGCGAGTACTCGCTGGAGCGCAATATCAAGGCACTGATCGGCGGTCGGTGCGGCGAGACTGCGCCGGACACGCTTCGTGAGTCGGTGCAGCAGCGGATCCGCCAGATGGTCACCGTCGAGCACACCGAGACTGTCGTCAGCGACGGTACGGCGTACTTCCGCAGCTCCAGCACCACGATGCGGGTGCAGCAGCGCCCGGAACCCCCGGCCTGA
- a CDS encoding LLM class flavin-dependent oxidoreductase: protein MVKADLPLAILDFVAITGDATPKETIEATIEVAKHADRLGYHRYWVPEHHNHLGLAFTSSDVMITRLLDATDKIRVGAAGVMLPNHAPLKVAEDFRTLEVMFPGRIDLGLGRAPGTDGLTAHALRNGQTHENFGEQAGELFAFLHDAFPDEHPYSRVVAAPRPAGAPDIFMLGSSDYGPRFAAVNGLIAVFAHHMSPQYAAPLLRQYREQFQPGPYLDAPYSIVSALAFATDDPELADAALATWMLFKDNLTAGKRGPRASLTEALDYTRTDEFAARKPSNEKLLFVGKPDDVGARLHELAAECQVDELAVISPLGEQQPRLESFTAIGRQFGL from the coding sequence ATGGTCAAGGCCGACCTGCCACTGGCGATTTTGGACTTCGTGGCGATCACTGGCGACGCCACGCCGAAGGAAACCATCGAGGCGACGATCGAGGTCGCCAAGCACGCCGACCGCCTCGGCTACCACCGCTACTGGGTGCCCGAGCACCACAACCACCTCGGGCTGGCCTTCACCTCCAGCGACGTGATGATCACCCGGCTGCTGGATGCCACCGACAAGATCCGCGTGGGAGCGGCCGGCGTGATGCTGCCCAACCACGCGCCGCTGAAGGTCGCCGAGGACTTCCGCACCCTCGAGGTGATGTTTCCGGGCCGGATCGACCTCGGTCTCGGCCGCGCGCCGGGCACCGACGGGCTGACCGCGCACGCGCTGCGCAACGGGCAGACCCACGAGAACTTCGGCGAGCAGGCCGGCGAGCTGTTTGCCTTCCTGCACGACGCCTTTCCTGACGAGCACCCCTACTCGCGCGTCGTCGCGGCGCCGAGACCTGCCGGGGCACCGGACATCTTCATGCTGGGCTCGAGTGACTACGGGCCGCGGTTTGCCGCCGTCAACGGGCTGATCGCCGTCTTCGCCCACCACATGAGCCCGCAGTACGCCGCACCGCTGCTGCGGCAGTACCGCGAGCAGTTCCAACCGGGCCCGTATCTCGACGCGCCGTACTCCATCGTCTCGGCGCTGGCGTTTGCCACGGATGATCCTGAACTGGCCGACGCGGCGCTCGCGACGTGGATGCTCTTCAAGGACAACCTCACCGCCGGCAAGCGCGGGCCGCGCGCCAGCCTCACTGAGGCATTGGACTACACCCGCACCGACGAGTTCGCGGCGCGTAAGCCCTCCAACGAGAAGCTGCTGTTTGTGGGCAAGCCCGACGATGTCGGGGCGCGGCTGCACGAGCTCGCCGCCGAGTGCCAGGTCGATGAGCTCGCGGTGATCAGCCCGCTGGGCGAGCAGCAGCCGCGGCTGGAGTCCTTCACCGCGATCGGGCGCCAGTTCGGTCTGTAG
- a CDS encoding 50S ribosomal protein bL37 — protein sequence MSKRGRKRKSRRKGNANHGKRPNA from the coding sequence ATGAGCAAGCGAGGCCGCAAGCGCAAGAGCCGTCGCAAGGGCAACGCCAACCACGGCAAGCGCCCTAACGCGTAA
- a CDS encoding biotin/lipoyl-binding carrier protein — translation MQMAEEVRAEMVANVWKVLVKVGDQVDEGTELVTLESMKMEIPVMSEGSGVVKEIAVDEGDVIQGGDLIAVIE, via the coding sequence GTGCAGATGGCTGAGGAAGTCCGCGCGGAAATGGTCGCCAACGTGTGGAAGGTACTCGTCAAGGTCGGTGACCAAGTCGACGAGGGCACCGAGCTGGTCACCCTTGAGTCGATGAAGATGGAGATCCCGGTGATGTCCGAGGGTTCGGGCGTCGTGAAGGAGATCGCCGTCGACGAGGGCGACGTCATCCAGGGCGGCGACCTGATCGCCGTCATCGAGTAG
- a CDS encoding sensor histidine kinase, with protein MSTVDELLAQYTDLEHADAEHLHQLIGEWQLLADLSFADLVLWVPTRTDEIVCIAHVRPTTGPTAYQQDLIGTKAQAPYADAIRRALRGDDPPGRVITDGRDAFAVRREPDGRVIAALTRRRQAAIRASSSALEMAYLESSSSLLWMVANGTFPPAHASAEMMTGPRAGDGLVLLDARGVVRYASPNAMSAYRRMGLIGDLLETDFREATRSLVRDPMEAQELDGRIESALGGNSPLRIEVDGRGATVLFRALALQRADGPAGALILLRDVTDVRRRDRQLLSKDATIREIHHRVKNNLQTVAALLRLQARRVPSSDAKSALVESVRRVRSIALVHETLSMSLDESVDFDGIVDRLIPMVADVAAPESVVHIRRDGAFGILPAEIATPLVLVVVELLQNAVEHAFSARQRGEVAIRPVRRPGKLIVTVRDDGRGLPDDFDLTASNRLGLQIATTLVETEMRGAITVENAIGGPGTEAIVQIPLAKRRPR; from the coding sequence GTGTCTACCGTCGACGAGCTGCTCGCGCAGTACACCGACCTCGAGCACGCCGATGCCGAACACCTGCACCAGCTCATCGGTGAGTGGCAGCTGCTGGCCGACCTCTCGTTTGCCGATCTGGTGCTGTGGGTCCCGACGCGCACCGACGAGATCGTCTGCATCGCCCACGTGCGGCCGACGACCGGTCCCACCGCCTACCAGCAGGACCTGATCGGCACCAAGGCACAGGCGCCGTACGCCGATGCGATCCGCCGGGCTCTACGAGGTGATGACCCGCCGGGGCGGGTGATCACCGACGGTCGCGACGCGTTCGCGGTACGCCGCGAGCCGGACGGCCGCGTGATCGCCGCGCTCACCCGACGTCGGCAAGCCGCGATCCGGGCTTCCTCCAGCGCGTTGGAGATGGCCTATCTAGAGAGCTCGTCGTCGCTGTTGTGGATGGTCGCCAATGGCACCTTTCCGCCGGCGCACGCCTCCGCCGAGATGATGACCGGCCCACGCGCAGGCGATGGCCTCGTGCTGCTGGATGCCCGGGGTGTGGTGCGCTACGCCAGCCCGAACGCGATGTCGGCGTACCGCCGCATGGGGCTGATCGGTGATCTGCTCGAGACGGACTTCCGGGAGGCGACGCGCAGCCTGGTCCGCGACCCGATGGAGGCGCAGGAGCTCGACGGACGCATCGAGTCCGCACTTGGCGGGAACTCGCCGTTGCGCATCGAGGTCGACGGGCGCGGGGCGACCGTGCTGTTTCGCGCGCTTGCCCTCCAGCGTGCCGACGGCCCGGCTGGGGCGCTGATCCTGCTGCGAGACGTCACCGACGTACGCCGCCGCGACCGGCAGCTGCTCAGCAAGGACGCGACCATCCGCGAGATCCATCACCGGGTCAAAAACAACCTGCAGACCGTGGCCGCGCTGCTGCGGCTGCAAGCGCGGCGGGTGCCCAGCAGCGACGCGAAGTCCGCGCTCGTGGAGTCGGTGCGGCGGGTGCGCTCGATCGCCCTGGTCCACGAGACACTGTCGATGTCGCTGGATGAGTCGGTCGACTTCGACGGCATCGTCGACCGGCTGATCCCGATGGTCGCCGATGTCGCCGCACCGGAGTCGGTCGTGCATATCCGCCGCGATGGTGCCTTCGGGATCCTGCCGGCCGAGATCGCGACCCCGCTGGTGCTCGTCGTTGTCGAGCTGCTGCAAAACGCGGTGGAGCACGCGTTCTCGGCCCGGCAGCGCGGCGAGGTAGCGATCCGGCCAGTACGTCGCCCGGGCAAGCTGATCGTGACCGTCCGCGACGACGGGCGCGGCCTGCCGGACGACTTCGACCTGACCGCCTCCAACCGGCTGGGGCTGCAGATCGCCACCACCTTGGTGGAGACCGAGATGCGCGGGGCGATCACCGTCGAGAACGCCATTGGCGGTCCCGGCACCGAGGCCATCGTGCAGATTCCGCTGGCAAAACGGCGTCCTCGCTGA
- a CDS encoding nitroreductase family protein has translation MELYDAMRTTFAARDFTDDPLPDEVLRRILDNARFAPSGGNRQGAHVIVVRDLATRERLAELTAPGARRYIAQSKAGEAPWNPVSPPGPSEEQIAAAKVPGFMTEPLLRSAVVLVFSVDLRVVAAIDQDLDRVSVTPGASIYPLVWNVLLAARAEGYGGTLTTMALAREPEVRELLGIPEHHAVAAVVPLGKPVKQLTKLKRRPLSELVSLERFDGPPL, from the coding sequence GTGGAGCTTTACGACGCGATGCGTACGACGTTCGCCGCCCGCGATTTCACCGACGACCCGCTGCCTGATGAGGTGCTACGACGCATCCTCGACAACGCGCGGTTTGCCCCGAGCGGCGGCAACCGCCAGGGCGCGCACGTCATCGTGGTGCGCGACCTGGCGACCCGCGAGCGCCTGGCCGAGCTGACCGCGCCGGGCGCGCGGCGCTATATCGCGCAGTCCAAAGCCGGCGAGGCCCCGTGGAACCCGGTGAGCCCGCCTGGTCCGAGTGAGGAGCAGATCGCCGCGGCCAAGGTGCCCGGCTTCATGACCGAGCCGCTGCTGCGCAGCGCCGTCGTACTCGTCTTCAGCGTCGACCTCAGGGTGGTTGCCGCGATCGACCAGGACCTTGACCGAGTCTCGGTCACGCCGGGCGCCTCGATCTACCCCCTGGTGTGGAACGTGCTGCTCGCAGCGCGGGCCGAGGGGTACGGCGGGACCCTCACGACCATGGCCCTCGCCCGTGAGCCTGAGGTCCGCGAGCTGCTGGGTATCCCCGAGCACCACGCGGTCGCGGCCGTCGTACCGCTGGGCAAGCCGGTCAAGCAGCTCACCAAGCTCAAGCGCCGCCCGCTGTCAGAGCTGGTGAGCCTGGAGCGCTTCGACGGTCCGCCGCTGTAG
- a CDS encoding WhiB family transcriptional regulator, with translation MDWRHRAICRDEDPELFFPIGNTGPALRQIEDAKSVCRRCPVTAECLSWALTSGQDSGVWGGLSEDERRALKRRQARTARSA, from the coding sequence ATGGATTGGCGTCACCGCGCGATCTGCCGCGATGAGGACCCGGAGCTGTTTTTCCCGATCGGGAACACCGGACCCGCGCTGCGTCAGATTGAGGACGCGAAGAGCGTCTGCCGCCGGTGCCCGGTAACCGCAGAGTGCCTCTCGTGGGCACTGACCTCCGGCCAGGACTCCGGCGTATGGGGCGGTCTGAGCGAAGACGAGCGCCGCGCCCTGAAGCGTCGCCAGGCACGCACAGCCCGCTCCGCGTAG
- a CDS encoding diacylglycerol/lipid kinase family protein, whose product MRALLVTNPKATSTTPRVRDVILGALSRDLDLQIAHTDRRGHAMELGAQARRDGFELVIALGGDGTVNELVNGMLADGLGDDVPALAALPGGSANVFARALGLANDPVDATGQLLEALRAGRVRRIGLGQVEGRWFVFSAGLGFDAQVVRDVELRRGDGRKATPYLYASTAIRGYLGRRKAALPPMTIELPDGTTVPDVFLTVVTHTTPWTYYGRRAVHVTPKASYDSGLDVFALRPLGALRVGRILWQVTRKVANPRGGRVHLLHDLNEFTIRADAALPLQVDGDYAGDVSVASFRDVPAALSVIA is encoded by the coding sequence ATGCGTGCTCTGCTGGTGACCAACCCGAAGGCGACCTCGACGACCCCGCGGGTACGCGATGTCATCCTCGGTGCACTCAGCCGTGACCTCGATCTGCAGATCGCCCACACCGACCGCCGTGGACACGCCATGGAGCTCGGCGCGCAGGCGCGTCGCGACGGCTTCGAGCTGGTCATCGCCCTCGGCGGAGACGGCACGGTCAACGAGCTCGTCAACGGCATGCTGGCCGACGGACTCGGCGACGACGTACCCGCGCTCGCGGCGCTTCCAGGCGGGTCGGCCAACGTCTTCGCCCGCGCCCTCGGACTCGCCAACGACCCGGTCGATGCGACCGGCCAGCTGCTTGAGGCGCTGCGTGCCGGTCGAGTACGCCGGATCGGGCTCGGTCAGGTCGAAGGCCGCTGGTTCGTCTTCAGCGCCGGTCTTGGCTTCGACGCGCAGGTCGTCCGCGATGTCGAGCTGCGCCGCGGCGATGGCCGCAAGGCGACGCCGTACCTCTATGCGAGTACGGCGATCCGCGGCTACCTGGGTCGACGCAAGGCGGCCCTGCCGCCGATGACCATCGAGCTGCCCGACGGCACGACCGTGCCGGATGTCTTCCTCACCGTCGTCACCCATACGACGCCGTGGACGTACTACGGGCGGCGCGCCGTGCACGTCACGCCGAAGGCCAGCTATGACAGCGGTCTCGACGTCTTCGCGCTGCGTCCGCTGGGAGCGCTGCGCGTGGGCCGAATTCTCTGGCAGGTCACCCGCAAGGTCGCCAACCCACGCGGCGGCCGAGTCCACCTGCTGCACGATCTGAACGAGTTCACGATTAGGGCCGACGCAGCGCTTCCGCTGCAGGTAGATGGCGACTATGCCGGCGATGTTTCGGTCGCCTCCTTCCGCGACGTCCCGGCCGCCTTGAGCGTTATCGCCTAG
- a CDS encoding GNAT family N-acetyltransferase, which produces MHVSIPDTLDPRIRRARPQDVPRLIELVRELARYERAEHEALATEQQLHTSLFGEQPAVYALVAEREPGGEIVGCAIWFLNFSTWLGIHGIYLEDLFVSESERGTGLGKALLQSLAKIAAANGLGRVEWSVLKWNTPSIDFYRAIGAVAMDEWDTMRLTGKALDDFAADAQTSRP; this is translated from the coding sequence GTGCACGTCAGCATCCCGGACACCCTCGACCCTCGGATCCGACGCGCGAGACCGCAGGACGTCCCCCGACTCATCGAGCTGGTTCGCGAGCTCGCCCGCTACGAGCGGGCTGAGCACGAGGCGCTGGCCACCGAGCAGCAGCTGCACACGTCGCTCTTCGGCGAGCAGCCGGCCGTCTACGCGCTGGTCGCCGAGCGCGAGCCTGGCGGCGAGATCGTCGGGTGCGCCATCTGGTTCCTGAACTTCTCCACCTGGCTTGGCATCCACGGCATCTACCTCGAAGACCTCTTCGTCTCCGAATCCGAGCGCGGCACCGGGCTGGGCAAGGCGCTTCTGCAGTCGCTCGCCAAGATCGCCGCCGCTAACGGGCTCGGCCGTGTGGAGTGGTCAGTGCTCAAGTGGAACACGCCCTCGATCGACTTCTACCGCGCTATCGGTGCGGTGGCCATGGATGAGTGGGACACGATGCGCCTCACCGGCAAGGCTCTTGACGACTTCGCGGCCGACGCTCAGACGTCGCGGCCGTAA